The proteins below are encoded in one region of Cololabis saira isolate AMF1-May2022 chromosome 21, fColSai1.1, whole genome shotgun sequence:
- the plcd3a gene encoding 1-phosphatidylinositol 4,5-bisphosphate phosphodiesterase delta-3-A: protein MLGGGRSAGPRETGRPAAERSTDPIRRLGLLDNEDIREMMQGTDMVKVRSSRWQKSRHLRLLEDGLTVWCESTKRSRKAKSQQTFAVTEVECVREGCQSEALRRLSGSVPENQCFTVIFRGARKSLDLLCTSTDEAQRWVRGLRFLKERVATMTQKEKLDHWIRGYLKQADQNQDGKMSYDEVKRLLQMINIDLSEQYARSLFKRCDRSGDSRLDHTEIEEFCRELLRRHELDAVFRHYSSNGFTLSTAELRDFLGDQGEDASLAHAQALILAYELNDWAKKNLLMTQNGFTMYMLSWENDVFNPDHAKVYQDMSRPMAHYFISSSHNTYLTKDQVTSASSTEPYIRALNQGCRCVELDCWDGDKGEPVIYHGHTLTSKVTFKEVIETIAQYAFKASPYPLILSFENHCSVEQQEVMAKHLRTILGRKLLSKPLSGLPLKELPSPEELKGRILIKGKKLSPHLGQLSKNGSSASFSSSSDDEPVSSNKNTPKKEPAKVHSKLSPELSELVVYCRSVPFRGFENTSDLPPNEMSSFSESEALRLIKDSGKLCVRHNSRQLSRIYPAGQRLQSSNYDPQEMWNGGCQMVALNFQTPGEQMDLNQGRFLTNGRCGYVLKPSFLCSPTSNFNPENTGGGPGHIPTQLTIRIISAQQLPKINTDKASSIVDPQVWVETHGVAIDNRREKTHRIDNNGFNPRWDCTLSFQLQVPELALVRFVVEDHDHTAKNDFVAQFTCPFTSLRTGYRHVHLLKADGSSLSPATLFIHVKVTRRGVPVKSVAERVAIAKGKK from the exons GGCTGCTGGACAACGAGGACATCCGGGAGATGATGCAGGGAACCGACATGGTGAAAGTTCGCTCGTCGCGGTGGCAGAAGAGCCGGCACCTGCGGCTGCTGGAGGACGGGCTGACCGTGTGGTGCGAGTCCACCAAGCGCTCCCGCAAAGCCAAGTCCCAGCAGACAT TTGCGGTGACGGAGGTGGAGTGCGTGCGCGAGGGCTGCCAGTCGGAGGCGCTGCGGCGGCTGTCCGGCTCCGTCCCGGAGAACCAGTGCTTCACGGTGATCTTCAGGGGAGCCAGGAAGAGCCTGGACCTGCTGTGCACGTCCACGGACGAGGCCCAGCGCTGGGTCCGGGGCCTCCGCTTCCTGAAGGAGCGCGTCGCCACCATGACGCAGAAGGAGAAGCTGGACC ATTGGATTCGTGGCTACCTGAAGCAAgcggatcagaaccaggacggCAAGATGAGCTACGATGAGGTCAAGCGGCTGCTGCAGATGATCAACATCGACCTGAGTGAGCAGTACGCCCGCTCTCTGTTCAAG CGGTGCGACCGGTCCGGCGACAGCCGCCTGGATCACACGGAGATCGAGGAGTTCTGCAGGGAGCTGCTGCGGCGACACGAGCTGGACGCCGTGTTTCGACACTATTCCAGCAACGGCTTCACGCTCTCCACCGCCGAGCTGCGGGACTTCCTGGGAGATCAGGGAGAAGACGCCTCGCTGGCTCACGCTCAGGCTCTCATCCTCGCCTACGAGCTCAACGACTGGG CCAAGAAGAACCTGCTCATGACGCAGAACGGCTTCACCATGTACATGCTGTCCTGGGAGAATGACGTGTTCAACCCCGACCACGCCAAAGTCTACCAGGACATGAGCCGGCCCATGGCCCACTACTTCATCTCCTCCTCGCACAACACGTACCTCACCAAGGACCAGGTGACCAGCGCCAGCAGCACGGAGCCGTACATCAG GGCTCTGAATCAAGGCTGCCGCTGCGTGGAGCTGGACTGCTGGGATGGAGACAAAGGCGAACCTGTCATTTACCACGGCCACACCCTCACCTCCAAAGTTACCTTCAAGGAAGTCATCGAAACCATCGCCCAGTATGCTTTCAAG GCGTCTCCGTACCCTCTGATTCTGTcctttgagaaccactgctcagTGGAGCAGCAGGAGGTCATGGCCAAACACCTCCGCACCATCCTGGGTAGGAAACTGCTCAGTAAACCTCTCAGTGGCCTGCCTCTGAAAGAGCTGCCTTCTCCtgag GAGCTTAAGGGTCGTATTCTAATAAAGGGAAAGAAGCTTAGTCCTCACCTGGGTCAGCTGAGCAAGAACGGAAGCTCGGCCAGCTTCTCCTCGAGCTCCGACGACGAACCCGTCAGCAGCAACAAGAACACGCCCAAGAAAGAACCTGCAAAG GTCCACTCCAAACTGAGCCCAGAGCTGTCCGAGCTGGTGGTGTACTGCAGGAGCGTCCCTTTCCGCGGGTTTGAAAACACATCTGATCTACCGCCAAATGAGATGTCGTCCTTCTCTGAGAGCGAAGCCCTCAGGCTCATCAAAGACTCAG GCAAGCTTTGTGTGAGACACAACAGCAGGCAGCTGAGCCGGATCTACCCCGCTGGCCAGCGCCTGCAATCATCTAACTATGATCCTCAGGAAATGTGGAACGGCGGCTGCCAGATGG TGGCTCTGAACTTCCAGACACCCGGGGAGCAGATGGACCTCAACCAGGGTCGCTTCCTCACCAATGGTCGCTGCGGATACGTCCTGAAACCCAGCTTCCTGTGCAGCCCCACGTCCAACTTTAACCCTGAGAACACGGGCGGTGGTCCCGGTCACATCCCCACCCAGCTGACCATACGA ATAATATCTGCACAGCAGCTGCCAAAAATCAACACGGACAAAGCAAGCTCCATCGTGGACCCACAAGTGTGGGTGGAAACTCACGGCGTGGCTATTGATAATAGAAGAGAGAAAACCCACCGCATTGATAACAATG GTTTCAACCCGCGGTGGGACTGCACCCTGAGCTTCCAGCTGCAGGTCCCCGAGCTGGCCCTCGTCCGCTTCGTGGTGGAGGACCACGACCACACTGCCAAAAATGACTTTGTGGCACAGTTCACTTGCCCCTTCACGAGCCTCCGCACAG